From Pagrus major chromosome 2, Pma_NU_1.0, one genomic window encodes:
- the LOC141012761 gene encoding extracellular calcium-sensing receptor-like, producing the protein MSWFSWLFTLWHPSAPSLLLVGLVGRQLGLRVGLQVVQTVTCSQWGTPSNQGLFRDGDVVIGGLFSLHYHPPAIDHDFTQLPHYKPCTGFERVPLQYIYAAVFAVEEINNSTMLLPGVKLGYHIFDSCGRPPWALQAALSLVGGDSTSCNSEGDHPVPLIIGGASSVTSQILSRILGPLSVPVISYLSSCPCLSDRRQFPNFFRTIPSDIYQARAIAQLAIRFNWTWIGAVVANNDYGHVAVKVFQEETQGKGVCLAFVETLQRENIVSDARRAAVRIQASTARVILVFSWYTDVRELFLQLAKINVTDRQFLASEAWSTSGNLLQNLVTSEVASGVLGVAIGSSPIPGFANYLRSLHPIHRPDDEFLKEFWENEFGGTESLEGVQHPFTDTSQLRVTYNVYLAVYAAAHALHSLLSCPNRDSPPGKNSSTCSSPKHIKPRELLQHLNKVNVTTPQGEMFYFQGADIPAKYDLVNWQNTPEGSLKLVLIGRVDGFDLHLNESAIQWSTGTNQVPVSVCSESCPPGTRKANRKGEPLCCFDCILCAEGEISNTTGSLHCERCPSEFWSNIEQTACVPRQLDFLSFNETLGITLTTAAVSGAAATTAVFVVFVCYRQTPMVRANNSELSFLLLVSLKLCFLCSLVFIGRPSVWSCRFQQAAFGISFVLCVSCLQVKTIVVLAAFRSARPGARALIKWFGPGQQRGSVCILTCIQVIICAIWLSLSPPVPRPDLGFQGSKITLECAMASVVGFSLVLGYIGLLACTCLLLAFLARKLPDNFNEAKLITFSMLIFCAVWVAFVPAYVSSPGKYVVAVEIFAILASSYGLLLCIFAPKCFIILLRPEKNTKKNLMAR; encoded by the exons ATGTCTTGGTTCTCCTGGCTCTTCACTCTGTGGCATCCCTCAGCTCCATCCCTGCTCCTTGTAGGGCTTGTGGGCAGACAGCTGGGGCTCAGGGTGGGACTGCAGGTAGTTCAGACTGTGACTTGTTCTCAGTGGGGTACACCCAGCAACCAGGGTCTGTTCCGAGATGGAGATGTAGTGATCGGAGGGCTCTTTAGTCTTCATTACCATCCTCCAGCTATAGACCACGATTTCACTCAGTTGCCGCACTACAAACCTTGCACCGG TTTCGAACGTGTTCCACTGCAGTATAtatatgctgctgtgtttgcgGTGGAGGAAATCAATAATAGTACTATGCTGCTACCAGGTGTGAAGCTGGGGTACCATATTTTTGATAGCTGTGGTCGACCGCCTTGGGCTCTCCAGGCAGCACTGTCACTGGTTGGAGGAGACAGCACCAGCTGTAATTCAGAAG GTGATCACCCTGTTCCCTTGATCATTGGTGGCGCTTCATCCGTAACAAGCCAGATACTCTCCAGAATCCTGGGGCCACTCTCTGTGCCTGTA ATTAGCTACCTGTCGAGCTGCCCCTGTCTAAGTGACAGGCGCCAGTTTCCTAACTTCTTCAGGACCATCCCCAGTGATATCTACCAAGCCCGAGCCATTGCTCAGCTTGCCATTCGCTTCAACTGGACCTGGATCGGAGCAGTGGTAGCAAACAATGATTATGGCCACGTGGCAGTAAAG GTATTTCAGGAGGAGACTCAGGGGAAAGGAGTGTGTCTGGCATTTGTGGAGACTCTCCAAAGGGAAAACATTGTGAGTGACGCCAGACGAGCAGCAGTCCGGATTCAGGCCTCGACTGCAAGAGTGATTCTGGTCTTTAGCTGGTATACAGACGTGAGGGAACTGTTCCTGCAGCTcgccaaaataaat gtgacagacagacagtttctGGCCAGTGAGGCTTGGAGCACCAGTGGCAATCTCCTCCAAAATCTTGTCACTTCTGAGGTGGCAAGTGGTGTTCTTGGTGTGGCCATTGGAAGTTCACCTATACCTGGATTTGCAAATTATCTCAGAAGTTTGCACCCAATTCATCGTCCTGATGACGAGTTTTTAAAAGAGTTCTGGGAAAATGAGTTTG GTGGGACAGAGTCCCTGGAGGGAGTGCAGCATCCCTTCACTGACACCTCTCAGCTAAGGGTGACATATAATGTGTACCTGGCTGTTTATGCTGCTGCCCACGCCCTCCACAGCCTTCTCTCCTGCCCCAACAGAGACAGCCCTCCTGGAAAAAACAGCTCCACTTGCTCCTCTCCAAAACACATCAAACCCAGAGAG CTGTTGCAGCACTTGAACAAAGTGAACGTCACCACACCACaaggagaaatgttttatttccaagGTGCCGACATTCCAGCAAAGTACGACCTCGTCAACTGGCAGAACACCCCTGAAGGGTCACTTAAACTTGTTTTGATTGGTCGTGTGGACGGGTTTGACCTCCACCTTAATGAGTCAGCTATTCAGTGGAGCACAGGAACCAATCAG GTTCCTGTTTCAGTGTGCAGTGAGAGCTGCCCCCCAGGTACCCGAAAGGCCAACAGGAAAGGAGaacctctctgctgctttgactgTATCCTATGTGCTGAAGGGGAGATTAGCAATACAACTG GTTCTCTTCACTGTGAGCGTTGTCCTTCTGAGTTCTGGTCCAACATTGAACAAACTGCTTGTGTCCCTCGTCAGTTGGACTTTCTTTCCTTTAATGAAACATTGGGCATTACTCTGACCACTGCAGCTGTGTCTGGTGCTGCAGCgacaacagctgtgtttgtggtgtttgtttgCTATCGTCAAACGCCTATG GTTCGAGCCAACAATTCCGAACTGAGCTTCCTGCTTCTTGTGTCTCTGAAGCTCTGCTTCCTGTGCTCACTGGTCTTCATCGGTCGTCCATCAGTCTGGTCCTGTCGGTTCCAGCAGGCAGCCTTTGGGATCAgctttgtactttgtgtttccTGCCTCCAAGTCAAGACCATAGTTGTTCTGGCAGCGTTTCGCTCAGCTCGGCCTGGTGCTAGAGCCTTGATTAAGTGGTTTGGTCCAGGTCAACAGAGAGGAAGTGTCTGCATTCTCACTTGTATACAG gTTATCATCTGTGCCATATGGCTGTCCCTCAGCCCTCCAGTGCCTCGACCTGATCTGGGTTTCCAAGGGTCAAAGATCACCCTGGAGTGTGCCATGGCCTCTGTGGTGGGCTTCTCTCTGGTTCTGGGCTACATCGGCCTGCTGGCCTGCACCTGCCTCCTCCTGGCCTTTCTTGCTCGGAAACTCCCTGACAACTTCAATGAGGCCAAACTGatcaccttcagcatgctgatattctgtgctGTCTGGGTGGCCTTTGTCCCTGCTTATGTTAGCTCTCCTGGGAAGTATGTTGTCGCTGTGGAAATTTTCGCAATCCTGGCCTCCAGTTATGGTTTACTGCTCTGTATTTTTGCCCCCAAATGTTTCATTATTCTTTTGAGACCTGAGAAAAACACTAAGAAAAATTTGATGGCCAGATAG